The genomic region GCCGGAAATCGACACGGCGGTGAAGATCGAAACGGTCATCGCGAAGAGAACTCGATGCATGCGCACCGGCGCTGGATTTTTCCAGAAGGCTTCCGAACCAAACGGATGGACAACTAATGTCTCTGAGCCCTATTGGAGGCCCTATTGGAGCCCTATTGGAGGGGCATCTGCACGGCGCCGAGCGGACGTAGCGCTCGGGCGACTACAGCGAGATGCTCCACGCGGAGAGCGTGCCCTCGCCGCCCGCGGTGTAGTCGGTGATCACGAGCTTGTAGGCGCCGGTGAGCCAGGTCGACGAGAGCCCCGTGATCGAGTAGGCGCTCGGGATCGGGTCGCCGGTGTTCTTCACGGTATGGGCGGTTCCGTCGGCGGCGACGAGCTCGATGGTGATGTCGGTCGGCGACGGGTGGCTGACCGACAGGTTGAGCGTCGGGTTCGCGTAGTCCCGGTCGACGACGGCCGTGATCCGCATCTCGTAGACGCTCGTCTGCTCGCCGTACTCCGTGTCGTAGTCGTCGATGGTGCCGGTCTGGGTCGCGCTCCACGAGCCGCTCGTCGTCGGCGCGGCCGTGATCGAAGGATCCTCGAACGTGAGGCACCACTCGACGAGCTCGAACGGGATGCCCGCCAGCGCGCCGCTGTGGGCGCTGTCCTCGAAGTAGAGGGTGTAGGTCCCCGCCGTCGACGTTCCCCAGAAGTGGGGGATCGCCCACGTGTTGGCGATGGAGAAGGTCGTGGGTCCGGTCTGCGAGTTGTAGTTGTTGTAGAACGGCACGGTCGTGCCGCCGCGTGTGAGCGTCCCCTCGATGTCCTCGAACGGCGTGGCCGTGATCCCGGAGCGGTCCGTCACGTCGAGCGTGAGCGTGACGACCTTCATGTCGTCGCCGAGGTCAGGGATCGTCATGTCCACCTCGATCGACGGCGGCGGATCGCCGCACCCGAACATCGAGCAGTCGGCCATCGTGGCGCCTTCGCCGCAGAGCACGACGTCCCAGTCCGGCTCCGGGCCCGTGTCGGGGCCCGTGTCGGTGTCGGAATCGGTGTCCGAATCGGAGTCGGAGTCGGTATCCGTGTCCGTGTCGGAGTCCGTGTCGGAGTCGGAGTCGGAGTCCGTGTCGGAGTCGGAGTCGGAGTCCGTGTCGGAGTCCGTGTCGGAGTCGGAGTCGCCGTCGGAGTCGGAATCGCCGCCGACCTTGCCGCCGGTGCAGGACGCCTCGACGAGCGCCGTGCCGAGCGTCGCGATCGCGAGCAGAGCCAATAATCGTTTCGTCATGACCGTCTCCCCGTACCTATGAAAGTTCGTTCGAACACCGTGATCGTAAGTGGTTTTCGCGCCGGACGCAAACGCCCCCTTCGGGGCTGCGCCGCCCGATTGACGCCTCGCGAGCCGGGTGCTACCTACGCTCGGGCCTCAAAAAACGGCGCTTTTGCGGAGGCGAGCTGATCATGACAGTCGTCGGAGTTGTGGGCGCGCAGTGGGGCGACGAGGGCAAGGGCAAGGTCGTCGATCTGTACGCCGAGTTCGCGGACATGGTGCTCCGCTTCCAGGGCGGGAACAACGCGGGACACACGCTCGTCGTCGACGGCGTGAAGACGATATTCCACCTGATCCCGTCCGGCGTCCTGCGGCCCGGCACGACGTGCGTCCTCGGCCAGGGGATGGTGATCGATCTGCGCGTGCTCGTCGAGGAGCTCGACAAGCTCGCCGGGACGGGCACCCTCGGCCGCGCGTCGCTCGCGGTGAGCGATCTCGCGCACGTCATCCTCCCGCACCACCTCGAGCTCGACGGGCTGCGCGAGGATCGGCGGTCGGGCTCGATCCCTTTGGGGAGCACGCGGCGCGGCATCGGCCCCGCGTACGAGGACAAGGTCGGACGTCGCGGCGTGCGGGTAGGCGATCTCTACCGCCCGGACGCCCTCGCGGGTGCACTCGAGGACGTGCTCGAGTACTGGCGCCCGATGCTCGAGGCGAGGGGCGCGAAGGTCGGGTCCGCGGCGGAGGTCGCCGCCTCGCTCGCCCCGCTCGCAGAGCGCGTCCGCCCGTACGTCACCGACACCGTCGCGCTTCTTCACCGCGCGCTCGACGGCTCCCGCGCGATCCTGCTCGAGGGCGCGCAGGGCGTCATGCTCGACGTGGACCACGGCACCTACCCGTTCGTCACGTCGTCGAACACCGTGATGGGCGGCGCGTGCACCGCCCTCGGCCTCGGCCCGACCTGCATCGACGAGGTCGTCGCGATCGCCAAGGCGTACACGACCCGCGTCGGCGAGGGCCCGTTCCCGACCGAGCTCCGCGACG from Pseudomonadota bacterium harbors:
- a CDS encoding adenylosuccinate synthase, with protein sequence MTVVGVVGAQWGDEGKGKVVDLYAEFADMVLRFQGGNNAGHTLVVDGVKTIFHLIPSGVLRPGTTCVLGQGMVIDLRVLVEELDKLAGTGTLGRASLAVSDLAHVILPHHLELDGLREDRRSGSIPLGSTRRGIGPAYEDKVGRRGVRVGDLYRPDALAGALEDVLEYWRPMLEARGAKVGSAAEVAASLAPLAERVRPYVTDTVALLHRALDGSRAILLEGAQGVMLDVDHGTYPFVTSSNTVMGGACTALGLGPTCIDEVVAIAKAYTTRVGEGPFPTELRDDVGGRLRDVGAEFGSTTGRPRRCGWFDAALVRYAARISGATRLAITKLDVLTGLPEIKICVGYTLDGAKVDGVPLAALERVVPVYETRPGWSEPITSARRVEELPRNARLYVERLCELVGCPACIVSVGPGREQTIVISNPFAA